CCTGGCTGGCGGTGGCGGCCAACGAGGAGGCGCTGGATCTGTCGCGCCGGCTGGTCCGGGTGCGCACCGACGCGCCGGTCACGCTCGACCTCGAGGCGATGCGCCCCGGACATCCGGACGTGGCGGCGGCGCTTGCGCTGTTTCGGCGGCTCGGCTTCCGGCGGCTGGTCGAGGAACTCGAACAGGAGCCGTCGGCCGCCGTCCCGGAGCCCCCGGCGCTCACCGTCCGCGAGCCGGCGGACGGTCGCGAGGCGGCGGCGCTCCTGCGGGCGCTCCGCCGGGCGGAGCGCATCGGCGTCGCGGTCGCCGCGGTTCCCGGCCAGGGACGCGGCTCGCCTCCCGAAGGGGTGGCCCTCTCCGCGGCGGCGGGGGAGGCCGTCTACATCCCGCTCGCCGGCCGCCGGGTCCCGCGCGCCCTGCCGGCGCTTCTGGGCGCGGAAGGGCCGCCGAAGGTGGGGCACGACCTCAAGGAGGCGATGCACCGGCTCGCGGAGGCCGATCTCGATCTCGGGGGCCTCGCGTTCGACACGATGCTCGCCGGCGCGCTGCTCGAGCCGTCGGCGCGGGAGCGTTCGGCGGAGGATCTCGCCGCGCGCGTTCTCGGAGAACGGGTGCGGCGCCCGCCGCCGCCGCGGAAGGGGGGCCAGGCGAGCCTCGCCGAGGTGGACGGCTCCGGCGCCCCGAACGCGAGCGGGGCCGAGGCGGCCGTCCTGCTGCCTCTCGCCGACGAGCTGGCACGGCGCCTCGACGAGCACGGGCTGACCGATCTGTTCCGGGAGATCGAGATGCCGCTCGTGCCGGTCCTGTGGCGGATGGAGCGGCACGGGATCCGGCTCGACCGCGCGAGGCTCGCCGAGCTCTCCGAGCGGCTGGGTCGCGAGATCGCCCGCCTCGAGGGCGAGATCCATGCCCTGGCCGGACACCCCTTCAACGTGAACTCGCCCGCGCAGCTCCGGAAGGTCCTGTTCGAGGAACTCAAGCTCTCTCCCACGGGGCGGCGCACCGTGAAGACGCGGGCCCACTCGACGGGGCAGGAGGCGCTCGAGGCCCTCGCGCTCGAGCACGAGCTGCCGGCGAAGGTTCTCGAGTACCGCGAGCTGGCGAAGCTGAAGAGCACCTACGTCGACGCCCTGCCGCAGTTCGTCTCGGAGCGCACCGGGCGCCTCCACACGCGGTTCCATCAGCTCGGTGCCGCCACCGGACGCCTTTCGTCCAGCGATCCGAACCTGCAGAACATCCCGGTGCGAACCGAGCTGGGCCGCACCATCCGGGCGGCCTTCGTCCCCGAGCCCGGATGGAAGTTCCTCTCGGCCGACTACTCGCAGATGGAGCTGCGGATCCTCGCGCACCTCGCCGGGGACGAGCGGCTCGCCGAGGCGTTCCGCAAGGATCTCGACATCCACCGATACACCGCGTCGCTCGTCTTCGGCGTGCCCCTCGAGGAGGTCACCCCGGAGATGCGATCGCGCGCCAAGGCGGTCAACTTCGGCATCATCTACGGGATGTCCGAGTTCCGGCTGGCCCGCGAGCAGAAGATGACCCGCGAGGAGGCGCGGGCCTTCATCGACGCCTACTTCGAGCGCTATCCCGACGTCAAGCGCTACATCGACGGGGTGATCGCCGAGGTGAAGCAGACGGGGGAGGTGCGGACGCTGTTCGGAAGGGTCCGTTTCTTCCCGGAGCTGACGGGAGCGGCCGGGGGGCGGCGTCTGAGCCACGCCGTCCGGGAGCAGCTTCTCCGCCAGGCGGTGAACACCACCGTGCAGGGCTCCGCGGCGGACATTGTCAAGATGGCGATGGTCCGGGTCGCCCGGCGCCTCGAATCCGGAGGTTTCCGCAGCCGTTTGCTCTTGCAGGTTCACGACGAGCTGTTGATCGAAGTACCCTCGGAGGAGGTCGCGCCCGTCGCCCGGCTCGTGCGCGAGGAGATGGAATCGGTGGCGCGGCTCGACGTGCCGCTCAAGGTTGACATCGGGACGGCCGATAACTGGGCGGAGACGCACTGAACGTGCGGACGCGTGCGGTGTCGGCGGGGGGGAGCCCGGCCCGCGGCGGTGGGCCGCGGGAGCGGGGGGAGGCGCCGGGGAGCGGACGCTCCCGCCGAGGCTGACGCATGGATCCGAAGGCCAACATTCTCGTCGTCGACGACAATCCCAGCGTGCGCGATCTGCTCCGCGAAGGTCTCGAGGCCTTCGGGTACGAGGTCCAGACCGCCGCCTCGGCCGCCGAGGCGCGCCGGCGGATCGAAGCGGGAGGGGAATTCGACCTGGTCCTGTGCGACATCGACATGCCGGGGGAGCGCGGCACCGACCTGCTGAAGTGGATCCGGAGCTACGACCCGGACATCGCCGTCATGATGGTGACGGGGATCGACGACGCCGGGACGGCGGTGCAGGCCATGCTCGGCGGCGCCGCCGACTACGTCTGCAAGCCCTTCTCCCTGCCGGAGGTGCGGGCGCGCACCGAGCGGGCCCTCGAGAAGCGGCGCCTCACCATCGAGAACCGCATGTACCAGGACCACCTCGAGCGCCTCGTGGACGAGCGCACCCGCGAGGTGCTCCAGGCCATGGCCCGCATCCGCGGACTGCACGAGCAGCTGAAGTCGGCCTACGACGCCACGCTGACCGCGCTGATGATCGCCCTGGACTATCGCGACACCGAGACCCAGGGTCACTCCCTGCGCGTCGTCGAGTACACGACGCGCCTGGCGCAGGAGATGGGCATCGGGGAGCCGGAACTGACCGCGATCCGCCGCGGAGCCATGCTGCACGACGTGGGAAAGATCGGGATTCCCGACGCCATCCTCCGCAAGCCGGGGCCGCTGAACGAGGAGGAGCAGGAGATCATGCGGCTCCACGCGCAGCTCGGCTACGACATGCTCAAGGACATCGAGTT
Above is a genomic segment from Acidobacteriota bacterium containing:
- the polA gene encoding DNA polymerase I codes for the protein ASLAAMERERGGEEAEDLAARFEAAAGLAARGTVPARELKKILAKLGQKTQPKAWLAVAANEEALDLSRRLVRVRTDAPVTLDLEAMRPGHPDVAAALALFRRLGFRRLVEELEQEPSAAVPEPPALTVREPADGREAAALLRALRRAERIGVAVAAVPGQGRGSPPEGVALSAAAGEAVYIPLAGRRVPRALPALLGAEGPPKVGHDLKEAMHRLAEADLDLGGLAFDTMLAGALLEPSARERSAEDLAARVLGERVRRPPPPRKGGQASLAEVDGSGAPNASGAEAAVLLPLADELARRLDEHGLTDLFREIEMPLVPVLWRMERHGIRLDRARLAELSERLGREIARLEGEIHALAGHPFNVNSPAQLRKVLFEELKLSPTGRRTVKTRAHSTGQEALEALALEHELPAKVLEYRELAKLKSTYVDALPQFVSERTGRLHTRFHQLGAATGRLSSSDPNLQNIPVRTELGRTIRAAFVPEPGWKFLSADYSQMELRILAHLAGDERLAEAFRKDLDIHRYTASLVFGVPLEEVTPEMRSRAKAVNFGIIYGMSEFRLAREQKMTREEARAFIDAYFERYPDVKRYIDGVIAEVKQTGEVRTLFGRVRFFPELTGAAGGRRLSHAVREQLLRQAVNTTVQGSAADIVKMAMVRVARRLESGGFRSRLLLQVHDELLIEVPSEEVAPVARLVREEMESVARLDVPLKVDIGTADNWAETH
- a CDS encoding response regulator, giving the protein MDPKANILVVDDNPSVRDLLREGLEAFGYEVQTAASAAEARRRIEAGGEFDLVLCDIDMPGERGTDLLKWIRSYDPDIAVMMVTGIDDAGTAVQAMLGGAADYVCKPFSLPEVRARTERALEKRRLTIENRMYQDHLERLVDERTREVLQAMARIRGLHEQLKSAYDATLTALMIALDYRDTETQGHSLRVVEYTTRLAQEMGIGEPELTAIRRGAMLHDVGKIGIPDAILRKPGPLNEEEQEIMRLHAQLGYDMLKDIEFLADSAEIVLAHQEKWDGSGYPRGLREEQIPIGARLFAVADTFDAMTSDRPYRAALPYERARQEMIDYAGTQFDPQVVEAFLRVPPEEWDQIRARVQEVLDRRPSGIPEQILARIASGATSSS